The following is a genomic window from Irregularibacter muris.
TCATATGCCTTTATATCGACAGGAAAAGGATTGGAAAAATCTTGGGATGGAAATCTCAAGAAGCACCCTGTCTAACTGGATCCTCAAGACATCGGAAGAATGGCTTAGCTTGATGATATCCAAACTTCATGAGAAGCTTCTGCAGCAGAGCCATCTCCATGCAGATGAGTCCCCCATCCAGGTGATGAAGGAAGAAGGACGATCCAACACCACCAAATCCTATATGTGGGTGTACACCACAGGCTCTAGAAGCAGCAAACCCATCCGTATATTTGAATATCGGACTGGGCGGGCTGGCAAGAATGCATCGGATTTCTTAGATGGATATAGCGGATATTTAACGACCGATGGCTTCAAAGGATATGGTCAGGTGAAAAATATAAAGCGGTGTCTTTGCTGGAGTCATGTAAGGAGGTACTTCGTAGATGCACTGCCTAAAGATGTTAAAAGTCCAGGGACTACCCTGGCACAACAAGGTATTGCCTACTGCAATAAACTCTTTAACATCGAAGAAAAACTAAAGGATTTGCCAACAGAAGAGCGAAGAGTAGAGCGTCTAAAACAGGAGATACCCGTTTTAGAGGCCTTTTGGGCGTGGGTTGATATCAACCTAGAAGGCGTGCTGCAAAAATCCAAGGTTGGACAGGCTCTTCAGTATGCAAAGAATCATCGGGAAGGTTTAATGACCTTTTTAGATGATGGAGACTGTGATATCTCCAATAATCTGGCTGAAAACAGCATTCGCCCTTTTACCGTAGGTCGTAAGAACTGGCTCTTTGCAGGAAGTCCTGCGGGAGCAGGTGCCAGTGCCGCTGTCTATACCATTGTTGAGACAGCAAAGGCCAATGGATTAAATCCATATAAATATTTGGAGTATCTTTTAAGACAT
Proteins encoded in this region:
- the tnpC gene encoding IS66 family transposase, coding for MVTGSDNSILLEVIKQQNETISALNNTIEKMNIDSRILREQIDYLTKKLFGKKSEKTSAISGQITLDVAPFGQFDEAEVEANLEEIEQVISKKKTRAGYLREKALSNLPEEDRVYSLSKEEQICLTDGDELKYAGKKYLRTEVEYQPATMKLVHLYQENWECRTCRKEGRAYLTQAKTDAPLLQHSMASPSSVAWTMYQKYVNHMPLYRQEKDWKNLGMEISRSTLSNWILKTSEEWLSLMISKLHEKLLQQSHLHADESPIQVMKEEGRSNTTKSYMWVYTTGSRSSKPIRIFEYRTGRAGKNASDFLDGYSGYLTTDGFKGYGQVKNIKRCLCWSHVRRYFVDALPKDVKSPGTTLAQQGIAYCNKLFNIEEKLKDLPTEERRVERLKQEIPVLEAFWAWVDINLEGVLQKSKVGQALQYAKNHREGLMTFLDDGDCDISNNLAENSIRPFTVGRKNWLFAGSPAGAGASAAVYTIVETAKANGLNPYKYLEYLLRHIPSIPPKQQKDFLDKLLPWNPQVQAACKSK